In Pseudomonas saudiphocaensis, one DNA window encodes the following:
- the umuC gene encoding translesion error-prone DNA polymerase V subunit UmuC: protein MSAYAARGAIVAEHVFALIDCNSFYCSCERLFRPDLIRTPIVVLSNNDGCVISRTPEAKALGIKMGEPWFQIRRRFEAAGGVAFSSNYALYGDISERVMTVIEGLVPQLEVYSIDEAFADLTGIQTDLVRMGREIRAQVLAATGIPTGVGIAPTKTLAKLANFAAKRWQKQTGGVVDITDPQRRDKLLKAVAVNEVWGVGRRLTERLGEMGIRTAWQLAEADAWTLRKKFSVVLEKTARELRGTPCLELDSVAPPKQEICCSRMFGQRLHDLAPIREAVASYAARASEKLRAQGSVCKRVRVSIRTGMFNPDEPKFAKGMLCELPYPTDDTRLITQAALTGLDELYRPGFAFSKAEVLLMELCGRGEFTDDLFAPIQPAHSQRVMAVLDSINAKWGRGTLRPGVVPATPVWSMRRDLMSQSFTTRVDQLWKVSAR, encoded by the coding sequence ATGTCGGCTTATGCCGCCAGGGGCGCAATTGTGGCTGAGCACGTTTTCGCGCTGATTGACTGCAACAGTTTCTACTGCAGCTGCGAGCGGTTGTTCCGTCCCGATCTGATTCGCACCCCCATTGTGGTGCTCTCTAACAACGATGGCTGCGTGATTAGCCGCACGCCGGAAGCCAAGGCGCTCGGGATCAAGATGGGTGAGCCGTGGTTTCAGATTCGCCGGCGCTTTGAGGCAGCCGGGGGCGTGGCGTTCAGCTCCAACTACGCGCTGTACGGCGACATCAGCGAACGCGTGATGACCGTCATCGAGGGCCTGGTTCCGCAACTGGAGGTCTACAGCATCGACGAGGCCTTCGCGGACCTCACGGGCATCCAAACGGATCTGGTGCGCATGGGCCGAGAGATCCGCGCTCAAGTGCTCGCCGCCACGGGTATCCCCACAGGGGTCGGCATAGCGCCGACCAAAACGCTGGCCAAGCTCGCCAACTTCGCCGCAAAACGCTGGCAGAAGCAGACCGGGGGTGTAGTGGATATCACTGACCCGCAGCGCCGGGACAAGCTGCTGAAGGCTGTGGCCGTCAATGAAGTCTGGGGAGTCGGTCGGCGGCTCACCGAGCGACTCGGCGAGATGGGTATACGCACGGCCTGGCAACTGGCCGAGGCGGATGCCTGGACCCTGCGGAAAAAATTCAGTGTGGTCTTGGAGAAAACCGCACGCGAGCTTCGCGGGACGCCCTGCCTAGAGCTGGACAGCGTGGCACCGCCCAAGCAGGAGATCTGCTGCAGCCGCATGTTTGGGCAACGTCTGCACGACTTAGCGCCCATCCGCGAGGCGGTCGCCAGCTACGCCGCTCGGGCCAGCGAGAAGCTGCGCGCTCAGGGCTCGGTGTGCAAGCGGGTTCGGGTCAGCATCCGCACCGGCATGTTCAACCCGGACGAACCCAAATTCGCCAAGGGCATGCTGTGCGAGCTGCCCTACCCCACCGACGACACCCGGCTGATCACCCAGGCCGCACTCACCGGCCTCGACGAGTTGTATCGCCCAGGTTTTGCGTTTTCGAAAGCCGAGGTGCTGCTGATGGAGCTCTGCGGGCGAGGCGAATTCACAGACGATCTATTCGCACCCATTCAGCCGGCGCACTCGCAGCGCGTCATGGCCGTGCTGGATTCGATCAATGCCAAGTGGGGACGCGGTACGTTGCGGCCCGGCGTGGTACCGGCGACGCCGGTCTGGAGCATGCGTCGCGACCTGATGAGCCAGAGCTTCACGACGCGGGTGGATCAACTATGGAAGGTTTCCGCGCGGTAA